Part of the candidate division WOR-3 bacterium genome is shown below.
TTAATATTTAATTTCTGATTTTGATATTTAATTTTTAATGTATGATTTTTCTTTATTCCCAAGTATCTATCTGTGCTTTTTGTAAACTACCCGAGTAGTCAACATACACAGTCTTTAATTCTGAGAATATTTCATAGACTGTCCAGCCACCTTCACGATGGCCATTACCTGTATCTTTAACACCACCAAAAGGCAAGTGGCATTCAGCACCAATGGTTGGAGCATTAACATAAGTTATACCGGCTTGGATGTCTTCAATGGCACGAAAT
Proteins encoded:
- a CDS encoding aldehyde dehydrogenase family protein, which encodes FRAIEDIQAGITYVNAPTIGAECHLPFGGVKDTGNGHREGGWTVYEIFSELKTVYVDYSGSLQKAQIDTWE